One window of Catonella massiliensis genomic DNA carries:
- a CDS encoding penicillin-binding transpeptidase domain-containing protein, whose amino-acid sequence MLDTLMTFVKNILKTRTIPLILIYSVFSVVLVYKVFTIQVVRQEELTKNTVNNEEITRETKATRGNIYDCNGVLLASNRLSYNVTLQDYKAFKTDEEKNAMIIKLIRIIEVNGGKLYPEFYIEKDKKGKLRFTVEGTAESRFKRDAYMSTSIEKLTTAQRNATAAEVFEHLRHGKYMFDISDEYSIDDALKIMTIRFALLLNTYNRGNPILVATNVNEKIVAAVLENSSDLPGAEIAEHTYRYYNDSKYFAHIIGYTGNVNEGEIAEDKEHYYNTTDQIGKIGVEYSFEKYLRGKKGSEKATLNSDYYVTGVENVSTPKAGDDIYLTIDSKLQKICYNILEKELAAILLSKIHNSASYGGKGKNAYDIKIPIYEVYNALFDNGAIDLERLEKKKAGKVEKAVFSKFKKEESSVLKKLKNLLQINSVSKERDNKTISEYMDYIYTYVKNEKLIDVTLVNEDDINFKDYIAHKKSLGEFLKYAVSNRWINLPKLDIGSEYLSTDEIYKILLNYIFDNITSDLQFKKIIYKNLIFNYEISGTEVSLILFSQGFLKEDEKAYRNLLNGSLSPYTFIKSKIKSLEITPANLALDPCSGSMVITNPNNGDVKALVTYPSYDNNKLANQIDAKYYAKLSTDGSYPLINRPCQQKTAPGSTFKMVSAAADLSTGAIGDHEKIYAKVLFTKTDKPPACWSNVPHGNIDIRTAIEVSCNYFFYEGGYRMSLDSEGKYNSKLGLEKLNKYAAMFGFKKGTTSGVELYEYEPSISDTDSVRSSIGQGSYAFTPTQIARYTAAIANKGTLNYLTVIKEIKDIKGNTVKNTVSNSKNKKTPQISLRPDVWSVIRDGMYLAVNGSRSSHKELFKKVKNLIAGKTGTAQFSKQRADHSLFTSYAPYKKPKISVTCVIPNGYTSGNAASAVADFYEYYFGVEDEEALNKKAVKDKVKNIIAD is encoded by the coding sequence TTGTTAGACACTTTGATGACTTTTGTCAAAAATATCCTTAAGACAAGGACTATTCCACTGATTTTAATATACTCTGTTTTCTCCGTTGTTTTGGTATATAAGGTGTTTACCATACAGGTAGTAAGACAGGAAGAACTTACTAAGAACACTGTAAATAACGAGGAGATTACTCGTGAGACCAAGGCAACCAGAGGCAATATTTACGATTGTAACGGTGTTCTTTTGGCCTCAAACAGACTCTCATATAATGTTACCTTACAGGATTATAAGGCATTTAAGACTGATGAAGAAAAGAATGCCATGATAATAAAGTTAATTAGAATCATTGAGGTTAATGGAGGTAAGCTTTATCCTGAGTTTTATATCGAGAAAGATAAAAAAGGAAAGTTAAGATTTACAGTTGAAGGCACGGCAGAGAGCAGATTCAAGAGAGATGCCTATATGTCTACTTCTATTGAGAAGCTTACAACTGCCCAGAGAAATGCAACTGCTGCAGAAGTTTTTGAGCACTTAAGACATGGAAAGTACATGTTTGACATAAGTGACGAATACAGTATAGACGATGCTCTTAAAATCATGACAATACGTTTTGCCCTCCTTTTAAATACTTATAACAGGGGTAATCCGATTCTTGTAGCAACAAATGTCAATGAAAAGATTGTTGCCGCAGTACTTGAGAATTCCTCAGACCTCCCTGGGGCTGAGATAGCAGAGCATACATACAGATACTACAATGACAGTAAGTATTTTGCACATATCATAGGGTATACCGGCAATGTAAACGAAGGTGAAATAGCCGAGGATAAGGAGCATTATTACAATACAACTGACCAGATAGGAAAGATAGGTGTAGAATACTCCTTTGAGAAATACCTGCGAGGTAAAAAGGGTTCTGAGAAGGCCACTTTAAATTCTGATTACTATGTAACAGGTGTGGAAAATGTATCAACCCCTAAAGCCGGAGATGATATCTATCTGACTATAGACAGTAAGCTGCAGAAGATTTGCTATAACATATTAGAAAAAGAGCTGGCAGCTATCCTGCTTAGCAAAATACACAATTCTGCAAGCTACGGTGGCAAGGGCAAAAATGCCTATGACATCAAGATACCTATATATGAGGTATATAACGCCCTGTTTGATAATGGAGCAATAGACCTTGAAAGGCTTGAGAAAAAGAAGGCGGGAAAGGTTGAAAAGGCTGTCTTTTCTAAGTTTAAGAAAGAAGAGAGCAGTGTCCTAAAGAAGCTAAAGAACCTGCTGCAGATAAACAGCGTTTCAAAAGAACGTGATAACAAGACAATCAGTGAGTATATGGATTATATATATACTTATGTCAAGAATGAAAAGCTGATTGACGTGACCTTAGTCAATGAGGATGATATTAACTTCAAGGATTATATTGCACATAAGAAAAGCCTTGGAGAATTCCTTAAGTACGCAGTATCTAACAGATGGATTAATCTGCCTAAGCTTGATATAGGAAGTGAGTACTTAAGCACAGATGAAATATATAAAATACTGCTTAACTACATATTTGACAATATAACATCTGATTTGCAGTTTAAGAAAATCATCTATAAGAATCTTATATTTAATTATGAGATTTCAGGGACAGAGGTATCACTTATACTATTTTCGCAAGGTTTCTTAAAAGAGGATGAGAAAGCATACCGCAATCTCTTAAATGGCTCGCTTTCACCTTATACATTTATAAAGAGTAAGATAAAGAGTCTTGAAATAACACCTGCGAATCTGGCACTTGATCCTTGTTCAGGCTCAATGGTTATCACAAACCCTAATAATGGTGATGTAAAGGCTTTGGTTACGTATCCAAGCTATGATAACAACAAGCTTGCCAACCAAATAGATGCCAAGTACTATGCTAAGCTCTCTACTGACGGGTCCTATCCGCTTATCAACAGGCCTTGTCAGCAAAAGACTGCACCCGGTTCAACCTTTAAGATGGTGTCTGCAGCCGCAGACCTTTCAACCGGCGCCATAGGTGACCATGAGAAGATATATGCGAAAGTATTATTTACAAAGACTGACAAGCCTCCAGCCTGCTGGAGCAATGTCCCACACGGTAATATAGATATCAGAACAGCTATTGAGGTATCCTGTAACTACTTCTTTTATGAAGGCGGATACAGAATGAGTCTTGACTCTGAAGGCAAATATAACTCAAAGCTAGGTCTTGAGAAGCTTAATAAATACGCTGCAATGTTCGGCTTTAAGAAGGGCACTACTTCAGGAGTCGAATTATACGAGTACGAGCCTTCTATATCAGACACCGATTCTGTAAGATCTTCTATCGGTCAGGGCAGCTATGCATTTACACCTACCCAGATAGCAAGGTATACGGCCGCTATTGCGAACAAAGGTACACTTAATTATCTTACAGTGATTAAGGAGATAAAGGACATCAAGGGAAATACTGTGAAGAATACAGTTTCTAATTCCAAAAATAAGAAAACACCACAGATTTCGCTTAGGCCTGATGTTTGGAGCGTTATAAGAGATGGTATGTATCTTGCAGTAAACGGCAGTCGAAGTTCCCATAAAGAACTTTTTAAGAAGGTTAAGAACCTCATAGCAGGTAAGACCGGTACAGCTCAGTTTTCTAAGCAGAGAGCTGACCACAGTCTCTTCACGTCCTATGCGCCTTATAAAAAGCCAAAGATATCAGTGACCTGTGTCATTCCTAATGGTTATACCTCAGGAAATGCCGCAAGTGCTGTGGCCGACTTTTATGAATATTACTTTGGCGTTGAGGATGAAGAGGCATTAAATAAAAAAGCTGTCAAAGATAAAGTTAAAAATATAATTGCAGACTAA
- the minC gene encoding septum site-determining protein MinC, which produces MKQPVVIKANNFGLMIILDPELEFDALCKAVAEKFKESAKFFGNADMAVAFDGRKLTDDEEETIIDTIIHNSSINIVCTIDNDPIREERFKKKLDQIAISEDISLTKIHKGYFRSGQMMEFDTGVIIIGDINPGAKVVAKGSIVVLGALKGEAEAGAGGNDNAFIIALDMAPIQLRIGSKIARSADNTAFSGKSKCLSPQVAFVENDNICIEDLDKNVLDSLQI; this is translated from the coding sequence ATGAAGCAACCGGTTGTTATTAAAGCAAATAATTTTGGGCTTATGATAATTCTTGATCCAGAGCTTGAATTTGATGCTTTATGTAAAGCAGTGGCTGAAAAATTTAAGGAATCAGCTAAGTTCTTTGGAAATGCGGACATGGCAGTGGCATTTGACGGAAGAAAGCTTACCGATGACGAGGAAGAGACTATAATTGATACTATAATTCATAATTCTTCCATCAACATAGTGTGTACAATCGACAATGATCCGATAAGGGAAGAACGTTTCAAGAAAAAACTGGATCAGATAGCCATATCGGAGGATATTAGCCTTACAAAGATACATAAAGGGTATTTTAGATCCGGTCAGATGATGGAATTTGATACCGGTGTTATCATCATTGGTGATATCAATCCCGGAGCAAAAGTCGTAGCTAAGGGCAGTATAGTGGTACTGGGTGCCCTAAAGGGAGAGGCTGAAGCCGGTGCAGGAGGTAATGACAATGCTTTCATCATTGCCCTTGATATGGCACCTATACAGCTTAGAATAGGCTCAAAGATAGCCAGAAGTGCCGACAACACTGCGTTTTCAGGTAAGTCTAAGTGCTTATCACCTCAAGTTGCCTTTGTTGAAAATGACAATATATGCATTGAGGATCTTGATAAAAATGTACTTGATTCACTACAAATATAA
- the minD gene encoding septum site-determining protein MinD: protein MGEVIVITSGKGGVGKTTTTANVGTGLAMLGKKVVLIDTDIGLRNLDVVLGLENRIVYNLVDVIEQNCKIKQALIKDKRYETLYLLPSAQTRDKDAVNPEQMVALTEELKNEFDYIILDCPAGIEQGFKNAIAGADRAIVVTTPEVSAVRDADRIIGLLEANEIKKTELIVNRLRMDMVKRGDMMSSEQVLDILAISLLGVVPDDENIVVATNTGEPLVGNDSLAGQAYMNICKRITGEEVPLLDLESKKGFLARLGEIFKK, encoded by the coding sequence ATGGGAGAAGTTATTGTTATAACCTCCGGTAAGGGTGGTGTTGGAAAAACCACTACTACAGCTAATGTAGGTACCGGTCTTGCTATGCTTGGTAAAAAAGTAGTTCTTATCGATACTGATATCGGTCTTAGAAACCTTGACGTGGTTCTTGGACTGGAGAATCGTATTGTGTATAACCTTGTTGATGTAATTGAGCAGAACTGCAAAATCAAGCAGGCGCTTATTAAGGACAAGAGATATGAGACTTTATATCTTCTTCCTAGCGCTCAGACAAGAGACAAGGATGCTGTAAACCCCGAGCAAATGGTTGCACTTACTGAAGAGTTAAAGAATGAGTTTGATTATATTATTCTTGATTGTCCTGCCGGTATAGAGCAAGGCTTCAAGAATGCTATTGCGGGTGCAGATAGAGCGATTGTAGTTACCACGCCTGAAGTATCAGCAGTAAGAGATGCTGACAGAATAATTGGCCTTCTTGAAGCAAATGAGATTAAAAAGACAGAGCTTATAGTCAACAGGCTTCGTATGGACATGGTTAAAAGAGGTGACATGATGTCAAGTGAACAGGTTCTTGATATCTTAGCCATCAGCCTTCTAGGTGTTGTTCCTGATGACGAAAATATCGTTGTAGCTACCAATACAGGGGAGCCTCTTGTAGGTAACGATAGTCTTGCAGGTCAGGCATATATGAATATTTGTAAGAGAATAACAGGCGAAGAAGTACCTTTACTTGACCTTGAAAGCAAGAAAGGATTTTTGGCACGTCTTGGAGAAATATTTAAGAAGTAA
- the minE gene encoding cell division topological specificity factor MinE, with translation MSLMDFFKKKSSGQQAVDRLKLVLVSDRANCSPEIMEQIKNDILKVISKYVEIDVDGLDIKIEQTESDSRNGSVPAICANIPIKEMIGKRS, from the coding sequence ATGAGTTTAATGGATTTTTTCAAGAAGAAATCTTCGGGACAACAGGCAGTAGACAGGCTTAAGCTTGTGCTGGTATCAGACAGGGCTAACTGTTCTCCTGAAATCATGGAGCAGATTAAAAATGACATACTTAAGGTTATTTCAAAATACGTTGAAATAGATGTTGATGGACTTGACATTAAGATTGAACAGACAGAGTCTGATTCAAGGAACGGCTCTGTACCTGCAATCTGTGCAAACATCCCTATTAAGGAGATGATAGGGAAAAGGTCATAA
- a CDS encoding FtsW/RodA/SpoVE family cell cycle protein, which produces MLKNKKYDFKDFSFSLLAAALLLCLISVYCLFRSDGAGMAKRQLIGVVLGLIVAIVGALIDYHLICKFAIMYYLIGIILLVLVRFTSFGIDYDTGAYRWLAIGSVVIQPSELVKIILIIVLAVLFSKVKNKLNKWSIFALTVVIMMLPTSLILIQTDLSSSMVCMFIFAIMIFMAGLSLKIIGITLAVSVPVCAGLFWYVIQPGQKLLTNKQQLRILGFLNPEEYALTERYQQINSVNAIAAGKVLGKTLGGDTSDFRLFNKVFVNESDFVFSVLAEELGFLGCVLVIVLFAFIVFKCVLIARRTADFTGKMIAIGVSAMLAFQSFVNIGVATALLPNTGLPLPFLSYGLSSLLSNFLAIAMVLNVGLQKAKHGLTFNSGENEILF; this is translated from the coding sequence ATGTTAAAAAATAAAAAATACGATTTTAAGGATTTTAGTTTTTCCTTACTTGCAGCAGCTTTGTTGCTTTGTCTTATCTCTGTCTATTGCCTCTTTAGGTCTGATGGAGCAGGAATGGCAAAAAGACAGCTGATTGGTGTTGTGTTGGGCTTGATTGTCGCTATAGTAGGAGCGTTGATTGACTACCATTTAATTTGCAAATTTGCAATCATGTATTATTTAATCGGAATAATATTACTTGTACTTGTTAGATTTACGTCCTTTGGTATTGACTATGATACCGGAGCTTATAGATGGCTTGCGATAGGTTCTGTTGTTATTCAGCCGTCTGAATTAGTTAAAATAATACTTATAATAGTGTTGGCTGTATTATTTTCAAAAGTCAAGAATAAGCTGAATAAATGGTCGATATTTGCTTTAACAGTGGTGATTATGATGCTTCCAACATCACTAATTCTCATACAGACAGATCTTTCATCCAGTATGGTATGTATGTTTATTTTTGCTATTATGATTTTTATGGCAGGACTGAGCCTTAAAATTATTGGTATTACCCTAGCTGTATCTGTCCCTGTTTGTGCCGGACTATTCTGGTATGTTATTCAACCGGGGCAAAAGCTGCTTACCAATAAACAGCAACTTAGAATTCTTGGATTCTTAAACCCTGAAGAATATGCACTTACTGAAAGATATCAGCAGATAAACTCTGTAAATGCTATTGCCGCTGGTAAGGTTTTGGGAAAAACTCTTGGCGGAGACACTTCGGATTTCAGACTTTTTAATAAAGTATTTGTTAATGAAAGTGACTTCGTTTTCTCGGTTCTTGCTGAAGAGCTTGGATTTTTAGGCTGCGTTTTGGTCATAGTTTTATTTGCTTTTATAGTATTTAAGTGCGTATTGATAGCTAGAAGAACAGCAGATTTTACCGGCAAGATGATAGCGATTGGTGTATCTGCGATGCTTGCGTTCCAGTCTTTTGTTAACATTGGAGTTGCTACAGCGCTTTTGCCAAATACAGGACTTCCGTTGCCGTTTCTAAGCTATGGGTTGTCGTCACTGCTAAGTAATTTCTTAGCAATAGCAATGGTATTAAATGTTGGCCTTCAAAAGGCAAAACATGGATTGACATTTAATTCAGGAGAGAATGAAATATTATTTTAA
- the mgsA gene encoding methylglyoxal synthase, translating into MNIGLVAHDAKKKLMQNFCIAYRGILGKNTLYATGTTGRLIEEVTNLNVHKYLAGHLGGEQQMAAQIDHNEIDLVIFLRDPLSSKTHEPNVSNILRLCDANNIPAATNLASAELMIKALDRGDLDWRELYKS; encoded by the coding sequence ATGAATATTGGTTTAGTTGCTCATGATGCGAAAAAAAAGCTGATGCAGAATTTTTGCATTGCTTATAGAGGCATACTAGGCAAGAATACTTTATACGCAACCGGGACTACCGGAAGGCTTATAGAAGAAGTTACCAATCTAAATGTGCACAAGTATCTTGCCGGACATTTAGGTGGTGAGCAGCAAATGGCTGCGCAGATAGACCATAATGAGATAGATTTGGTTATATTTTTAAGAGATCCACTTTCTTCAAAGACCCACGAGCCTAATGTAAGCAACATTCTTAGGCTTTGTGATGCTAACAATATCCCTGCTGCAACTAATCTTGCATCAGCTGAGCTTATGATAAAAGCTTTGGATAGAGGCGACCTTGACTGGAGAGAATTGTATAAGTCATGA
- a CDS encoding D-alanyl-D-alanine carboxypeptidase family protein — MIKLKSKIILAALCGIILTGCGNNAIAYFPYGDEGTGGRAYEKVTSASDISLMSDGLCVITDKNVNKLTDKPSFNAKSVIVANEESPIYAKNCFKKMYPASLTKMMTAYVVFTKESDLDRVVKINGEAIKITEPYAKRMRLMDGDQLTIRQLLNAALVTSANDAAKALAVAVSGSEEKFAVLMNEEAKKIGATHSRFVNSTGLHDNAHYTTLYDQYLIFHKLLEIPEFVKIINQGSYTLEYKNVLGNKVITKVISTNQYLAGLLRVPDGYTVIGGKTGTTDEAGSCILMSFKSSADKNYIVGILKASDSLNLYAQLGTVFENLPQNTSN, encoded by the coding sequence ATGATTAAGTTAAAAAGTAAAATAATTCTTGCAGCCCTGTGTGGAATTATATTGACCGGCTGTGGAAACAATGCCATAGCATATTTCCCATATGGGGATGAGGGAACAGGCGGCAGAGCTTATGAAAAGGTAACCTCTGCCTCTGATATCTCTCTGATGTCAGATGGTCTCTGTGTAATCACAGACAAAAATGTTAATAAATTAACAGACAAACCATCGTTTAATGCTAAGTCGGTTATAGTAGCTAACGAAGAAAGTCCTATTTATGCTAAGAATTGCTTTAAGAAGATGTACCCTGCCAGTCTTACAAAGATGATGACTGCTTATGTGGTTTTTACCAAAGAAAGTGATTTGGATAGGGTAGTAAAAATAAATGGAGAAGCAATTAAAATCACTGAGCCTTATGCTAAGAGAATGAGGCTTATGGATGGAGACCAGCTTACTATAAGACAGCTCTTAAATGCTGCTCTTGTAACATCTGCCAATGATGCGGCAAAGGCTCTTGCTGTTGCTGTAAGTGGAAGTGAAGAGAAGTTTGCCGTTCTTATGAATGAAGAGGCTAAGAAAATAGGAGCTACCCATAGTAGATTTGTAAATAGTACCGGACTTCACGACAATGCCCACTATACTACCTTGTATGACCAGTATCTCATATTCCATAAGCTTCTTGAAATCCCGGAATTTGTTAAGATAATTAATCAGGGGTCATACACATTAGAATATAAAAATGTCCTGGGTAACAAGGTCATAACTAAGGTCATTTCTACCAACCAGTATCTGGCAGGCTTGCTTAGAGTACCTGACGGATATACAGTTATAGGAGGGAAGACAGGTACTACAGATGAGGCAGGCTCTTGTATTTTGATGTCATTTAAGTCATCAGCCGATAAGAATTATATCGTGGGTATTCTTAAAGCATCAGATAGCCTCAACCTCTATGCGCAGCTTGGAACTGTTTTTGAAAATTTACCTCAAAATACTTCAAACTGA
- a CDS encoding twitching motility protein PilT — protein MVNIICGEKGKGKTKVILDKANEAVKTSGGNVVFLDKDLAHMYELNNKIRLINVKDFFVENSGEFIGFVCGIISQDHDLEAIFLDSFLKISLTDKETMKPVLDKIIQVADKYSVDIILSLSVKSEELPEEYKRNVLVSL, from the coding sequence ATGGTAAATATTATTTGTGGGGAAAAGGGAAAAGGTAAGACTAAAGTAATACTCGATAAGGCCAATGAAGCAGTGAAAACTTCAGGTGGTAATGTTGTATTTCTTGACAAGGATCTTGCTCATATGTATGAGCTCAACAATAAGATCCGTCTTATAAATGTGAAGGATTTCTTTGTAGAGAATTCTGGAGAATTTATTGGATTTGTTTGCGGAATTATCTCTCAGGACCACGATCTTGAGGCTATTTTCCTTGATAGCTTCCTTAAGATTTCATTGACAGATAAGGAAACAATGAAGCCTGTATTAGATAAGATTATTCAGGTTGCAGATAAATACAGTGTTGACATTATTCTCAGTCTTTCTGTTAAGAGTGAGGAACTTCCTGAGGAATATAAGCGTAATGTGCTGGTTTCCTTATAA
- a CDS encoding HlyD family efflux transporter periplasmic adaptor subunit: MAERKMTKRKRSNVVRYGGKNQFHVGFVVFGIILIYILGHTISYMLREKTSIYRVVSDEKTEVINTTGLALRDENVVKSKEAGYINYYVNGNSRVRRKEAVFSIDKTGKIYSKLTTDDQSDESGERITGILHQFQINRDDNFLSTYGLKESMKETVMTTSGKKIMASLKKSSDAKGSFSVSTASDSGIVVYGADGLENLTEDNITSDIFEKQNSYILKIATENDGKVEAGVPVYKLISDETWKIVVPVNETQIELLKDKGYVDVNVDNKGFNAKAKADITEINGSNYLVLTFYNYMVDYADKRFVNVYIVLRSVTGLKVPKSSVVERQVYEIPEEYYMNGGGNRTGGFTLRSTNKSGETVTSYVEADICYRDTKKKMVYVDVNEGFKSGDELMAANSQNTYTVSATKLMKGVYNINNGYPRFRHVEPDTDILTGDNSEYYLIPIDKGYNISEYDNIILNADKMDKE; encoded by the coding sequence TTGGCAGAAAGAAAGATGACAAAGAGAAAGAGAAGTAATGTTGTCCGATACGGAGGGAAAAACCAATTTCATGTAGGCTTTGTTGTTTTTGGAATCATATTGATTTATATATTAGGACACACTATTTCTTATATGCTAAGAGAAAAGACTTCGATATACAGAGTAGTAAGTGATGAAAAGACCGAGGTTATCAATACTACCGGATTAGCTTTAAGAGATGAAAATGTAGTAAAGTCCAAAGAAGCAGGATATATCAATTATTATGTAAACGGTAACTCAAGGGTGAGAAGAAAAGAAGCAGTATTTTCCATAGATAAGACAGGAAAAATATATTCAAAGCTTACTACTGACGACCAAAGTGATGAGTCGGGGGAGAGAATTACAGGAATACTACATCAGTTCCAGATAAACAGAGATGATAATTTCCTTAGCACCTATGGTCTTAAAGAGTCTATGAAAGAGACTGTTATGACTACTTCGGGCAAAAAGATTATGGCTTCACTTAAAAAGTCTTCTGACGCAAAGGGGTCTTTTAGCGTTAGCACCGCAAGCGACAGTGGTATTGTAGTATATGGAGCCGACGGGCTTGAGAATCTTACCGAAGACAACATTACTTCTGATATATTTGAGAAGCAGAACAGCTATATACTGAAAATAGCTACTGAAAATGATGGTAAGGTCGAGGCAGGAGTTCCTGTGTACAAGCTTATTTCAGATGAAACCTGGAAGATAGTGGTTCCTGTCAATGAAACTCAGATAGAACTGCTTAAGGATAAAGGCTATGTGGATGTTAATGTTGACAACAAGGGCTTTAATGCAAAGGCAAAGGCGGATATCACTGAAATAAACGGGAGCAATTATCTCGTTCTGACATTTTACAACTATATGGTGGACTATGCTGACAAGAGATTTGTGAATGTGTATATTGTGCTAAGAAGCGTAACCGGCCTCAAAGTGCCAAAGTCTTCAGTGGTTGAAAGACAGGTATATGAGATTCCCGAAGAATATTATATGAATGGAGGCGGCAATAGGACAGGAGGATTTACCCTGCGCAGTACCAATAAGAGTGGTGAAACAGTGACTAGTTATGTTGAGGCAGACATCTGCTACAGGGATACTAAGAAAAAAATGGTGTATGTAGATGTAAATGAGGGCTTTAAGTCCGGGGATGAACTAATGGCTGCCAACAGTCAAAATACGTATACGGTTAGCGCTACTAAGCTTATGAAGGGGGTATATAATATTAATAACGGTTATCCGCGATTCAGGCACGTAGAGCCTGATACGGACATTTTGACGGGTGACAATAGTGAATATTATCTCATCCCTATAGATAAAGGCTATAATATAAGTGAATATGACAATATAATTCTTAATGCGGATAAGATGGATAAGGAGTAA
- a CDS encoding YggS family pyridoxal phosphate-dependent enzyme: MEISDNLRLVEANIAAACKRAGRKREEVKLIAVSKTHPVEAIKEAIRCGIRSFGENKVQELKDKLEKLDESLDWHLIGHLQTNKVKYVVGKVSLIHSLESVRLAEALEKEAVKRGVIVDVLVEVNIAGEDTKFGVLPENVEDFIREVAKFEHIRVKGLMTVAPIAEESEENRKYFKNLNKIMVDLNSKNIHNVSMNVLSMGMTGDYETAIEEGATLVRVGTGIFGHRDYSI, from the coding sequence ATGGAAATATCTGATAACCTGAGATTAGTTGAAGCAAATATTGCAGCTGCCTGCAAGCGTGCAGGAAGAAAAAGAGAAGAGGTAAAGCTTATAGCGGTTAGTAAGACTCATCCTGTAGAAGCTATAAAAGAAGCCATAAGATGTGGGATAAGGTCATTTGGAGAAAATAAGGTTCAGGAGCTTAAAGACAAGCTGGAGAAGCTTGACGAATCTCTTGATTGGCATCTAATAGGCCATCTTCAGACCAACAAAGTAAAATATGTGGTTGGAAAGGTCTCGCTGATACATTCTCTTGAAAGTGTTAGACTGGCAGAAGCGCTTGAAAAGGAAGCGGTCAAACGAGGAGTGATTGTGGATGTACTTGTTGAAGTAAATATTGCAGGGGAAGATACCAAGTTCGGTGTGTTGCCTGAAAATGTGGAAGATTTTATTAGAGAAGTGGCAAAATTCGAGCATATAAGAGTGAAAGGATTGATGACGGTAGCGCCTATTGCTGAGGAATCTGAAGAAAATCGTAAATATTTTAAAAATCTTAATAAAATAATGGTTGACTTGAATAGCAAAAACATTCATAATGTGAGTATGAATGTCCTTTCGATGGGAATGACCGGTGACTATGAAACGGCAATTGAAGAAGGAGCTACTCTAGTTAGGGTGGGTACCGGAATATTCGGTCACAGAGACTATTCGATTTGA
- a CDS encoding cell division protein SepF, protein MFKKISHMFTSFKDGSDYDDDYDEDYEDELEEERLESSRSRQLRRNDYDDDYDDEDEDEEPSFFEKKKKTAAPKDNRKVIPIKKSGRAGTEVCVKLPKGFDEVEDICDKLLAGSIVALNLEALDTVEAQRIVDFVFGTMHAINGKFRAVSKYVYIISPENVELSVENEEELIDTLFAVPKLNGQ, encoded by the coding sequence ATGTTTAAGAAGATTAGCCATATGTTTACGTCATTCAAAGACGGCAGCGACTATGATGATGACTATGATGAGGATTATGAAGATGAGCTTGAAGAAGAGCGTTTAGAGTCTTCAAGATCAAGACAGCTTAGAAGAAACGACTATGATGATGACTACGATGATGAGGATGAAGATGAGGAGCCTTCATTCTTTGAGAAAAAGAAGAAAACAGCTGCTCCAAAGGATAATCGCAAGGTTATACCTATTAAAAAGAGTGGAAGAGCAGGAACAGAGGTCTGTGTAAAGCTCCCTAAGGGGTTTGATGAGGTTGAAGACATTTGTGATAAGTTGCTTGCTGGCTCTATTGTTGCCCTCAATCTCGAAGCACTTGATACGGTAGAAGCACAGCGTATAGTGGACTTCGTTTTTGGAACGATGCACGCAATCAATGGTAAGTTCAGAGCCGTATCTAAGTATGTTTATATCATATCACCTGAGAATGTTGAGCTTTCAGTTGAAAATGAAGAAGAGCTTATAGATACTCTCTTTGCTGTACCAAAGTTAAATGGACAGTAA